A portion of the Rhodococcus pseudokoreensis genome contains these proteins:
- a CDS encoding YciI family protein, with product MALFAVIWSYTTDASVKEAAHAEHLIFVKDAAARGMLQEAGAWADGAGALLVFQAAGEDALRSLLAEDPYVKQGVVVEQRIYQWNPVIGPLVGI from the coding sequence ATGGCCTTGTTTGCTGTGATCTGGTCGTATACCACCGATGCCTCTGTCAAAGAGGCTGCGCATGCCGAACACCTGATTTTCGTCAAGGATGCCGCTGCCCGAGGCATGCTGCAGGAGGCCGGCGCCTGGGCCGACGGCGCCGGAGCCCTACTGGTATTCCAAGCGGCCGGCGAAGACGCTTTGCGTTCCTTGCTTGCGGAGGATCCTTACGTCAAGCAGGGTGTGGTCGTAGAGCAGCGCATTTACCAATGGAATCCAGTCATAGGCCCTCTCGTCGGCATCTAA
- a CDS encoding crotonase/enoyl-CoA hydratase family protein, with protein MDGPILVQRDGFIEAWTINRPAQSNPISGMDVVDALVACVDAVNADYGARAVIVTGAGATFSAGGNVKDMANRRGLFGGKPHEQRDGYRAGIQRIPRIMYNCDVPLIAAVNGPAIGAGCDLALMCDLRIASETAFFAESFVKLGIIPGDGGAWLLPKAVGMARAAEVILTGDRVDAMKTLEWGLVSSVVAPETLLDEARALAGRVAANPPHTVRMAKRLLREGQHQSLDSLLELSAAMQALVQQTTDHTEAVNAFMEKRTAAFTGE; from the coding sequence ATGGATGGTCCAATCCTCGTCCAACGCGACGGGTTCATCGAGGCATGGACGATTAATCGACCCGCGCAGAGCAATCCCATTTCCGGGATGGACGTTGTGGACGCATTGGTCGCCTGCGTCGATGCCGTCAACGCCGACTACGGCGCGCGAGCTGTCATCGTCACCGGCGCCGGAGCGACGTTTTCCGCCGGCGGCAACGTCAAGGACATGGCGAATCGTCGCGGATTGTTCGGGGGGAAGCCTCACGAACAACGGGATGGCTACAGAGCTGGGATACAACGGATTCCGCGAATCATGTACAACTGCGACGTGCCTCTCATCGCAGCGGTGAACGGTCCCGCAATCGGTGCCGGATGCGACCTCGCCCTCATGTGCGACCTCCGCATTGCCAGCGAAACGGCATTCTTTGCAGAGAGCTTCGTCAAGCTCGGAATCATCCCGGGTGACGGTGGCGCGTGGCTGCTACCCAAGGCCGTCGGGATGGCGCGGGCCGCAGAGGTGATATTGACGGGCGACCGTGTCGACGCGATGAAGACACTCGAGTGGGGATTGGTCTCCAGTGTCGTTGCGCCGGAGACGCTGCTCGACGAAGCTCGCGCGCTCGCCGGCCGGGTGGCCGCCAATCCGCCACACACGGTACGGATGGCCAAGAGGCTCCTCCGCGAGGGGCAGCACCAAAGCCTCGACAGTCTCCTCGAATTGTCCGCTGCCATGCAGGCGCTGGTTCAGCAGACGACCGATCACACCGAGGCGGTCAACGCCTTCATGGAGAAGAGAACTGCCGCCTTCACCGGCGAGTGA
- a CDS encoding aldehyde dehydrogenase family protein, whose translation MSINVDHPALSSSIADGRTLFIAGRWSTATDTFERVDPSDLRRVTGIYASATPGNVESAYAAAAGAQPAWSETTAIQRSDFLRSAADLLESRVDDAALTITADMGKAIRDARAEVLRGVAILRYYAGEILQPSGETYPSADSHTMLMTVEEPLGVVCAITPWNFPFALPAWKIAAAIGFGNAVVWKPAEPACGSAVFLTRILAEAGLPAGVLNLVTGSGRKLSAALTGNAQLAALTFTGSGAVGSRLRQAVADRNVKVQLELGGKNPSIVLADADVEDAALHIVKSAMLHTGQRCTATSRVYADRTVAPRLRELLVKHADALVVGDAYDEATDVGPLASVEQRDTVAGYLQLARDENAEFLTGREFDSDTCYIAPTILTGVSEKSRLVREEIFGPVVTVQEVDGFDDALKVANDTDYGLSSGVFTRDIATAMTFIRRTQSGLVHINRETSSVEPHVPFGGLKGSSSMSREQGKAARTFFTTTKTAYVRWT comes from the coding sequence ATGTCCATAAACGTGGACCACCCAGCATTGTCGTCGTCGATCGCCGACGGGAGAACGTTGTTTATCGCAGGTCGATGGAGTACTGCCACCGACACTTTCGAGCGTGTAGATCCCTCCGATCTCCGCCGCGTGACGGGAATCTACGCTTCGGCAACTCCCGGCAATGTCGAGAGTGCGTATGCGGCCGCCGCCGGTGCTCAACCAGCGTGGTCCGAGACAACGGCGATTCAGCGGTCGGACTTTCTTCGTTCTGCCGCTGACCTTCTGGAAAGCCGCGTTGACGACGCTGCCCTGACGATCACTGCGGACATGGGGAAGGCGATCCGCGACGCACGCGCCGAGGTCCTGCGAGGTGTCGCCATTCTCCGCTACTACGCGGGTGAGATCCTGCAGCCCAGTGGAGAGACATACCCCAGTGCTGATTCACACACGATGCTGATGACGGTAGAGGAGCCGCTCGGTGTCGTTTGTGCAATCACACCGTGGAACTTCCCCTTCGCGCTTCCGGCGTGGAAGATCGCGGCGGCAATAGGTTTCGGGAACGCAGTTGTGTGGAAGCCCGCCGAACCGGCCTGCGGATCCGCCGTGTTCCTGACGCGGATTCTCGCAGAAGCCGGGTTGCCAGCGGGGGTCCTCAATCTGGTGACGGGCAGCGGTAGAAAGCTTTCGGCGGCACTCACCGGGAACGCGCAACTCGCAGCCTTGACCTTCACCGGTTCGGGTGCAGTCGGGTCGCGACTACGTCAGGCCGTCGCCGATCGCAACGTCAAGGTCCAGCTCGAGCTGGGCGGCAAGAACCCGTCCATCGTTCTTGCCGACGCCGATGTCGAGGATGCAGCGCTACATATCGTGAAGAGCGCGATGCTCCACACCGGACAGCGCTGCACAGCGACGAGCCGGGTCTACGCGGACCGCACCGTCGCTCCCAGGCTGCGAGAACTGCTGGTGAAGCACGCCGATGCGCTCGTCGTCGGTGATGCGTACGACGAAGCCACCGACGTCGGGCCCCTTGCCTCGGTGGAGCAACGGGACACGGTGGCCGGATACCTGCAACTCGCCCGCGACGAGAACGCCGAGTTCCTGACGGGCAGGGAGTTCGATTCCGACACTTGCTATATCGCACCCACCATCCTGACCGGAGTGTCGGAGAAGAGCAGGCTCGTCCGGGAGGAGATCTTCGGACCAGTCGTGACCGTGCAGGAAGTCGACGGATTCGATGATGCGCTGAAGGTCGCGAACGACACGGACTACGGCTTGTCCTCCGGAGTGTTCACCAGAGACATCGCGACCGCGATGACCTTCATCCGGCGCACACAATCGGGGTTGGTGCACATCAATCGCGAGACCAGCAGTGTCGAGCCACATGTGCCGTTCGGGGGGCTCAAAGGCTCGAGCAGCATGAGCAGAGAACAGGGAAAGGCCGCACGTACCTTCTTCACAACCACCAAGACCGCGTATGTCCGCTGGACCTAG
- a CDS encoding alpha/beta hydrolase, protein MSVSKESLFLNDLYASWLTRSEGMDLASQRDMFEEWHLPTIEPIDVTYEEVTANGVPATWAKPLGAAEDRVIVFTHGGGFVTGSRFSHRKLAAHLAKLAGVHALIVDYRLAPEHKHPAQLEDCMAVHKWLRTQGYKAEYTATVGDSAGANLAISTAFELASLELPTPAAVVTLSPWLDMEIKGLTVESNDAVDVLAKRAVLEMMREMFLSEPADATDPRANPLLNDFTDFPPVYVSVGGYETLLDDSRRLAELIEKVSGEVVLDVVDEQQHVFHFNAGRAPEADHALSRIARWLRPKLGLV, encoded by the coding sequence GTGTCCGTGAGCAAAGAATCCCTGTTCCTCAACGACCTGTACGCTTCGTGGCTTACCCGGTCCGAAGGAATGGACCTCGCCAGTCAGCGAGATATGTTCGAAGAGTGGCATCTTCCGACCATCGAACCCATCGACGTCACCTATGAGGAAGTGACAGCCAACGGTGTGCCGGCAACTTGGGCGAAGCCTCTGGGGGCCGCCGAGGACCGCGTGATCGTCTTTACCCACGGTGGCGGGTTCGTGACAGGTTCACGGTTCTCACACCGCAAGCTCGCGGCACACCTCGCCAAACTGGCGGGTGTTCACGCCCTGATCGTGGACTATCGGCTCGCGCCGGAGCACAAGCACCCGGCCCAACTCGAAGACTGCATGGCCGTCCACAAGTGGCTCCGCACGCAAGGTTACAAGGCGGAGTACACGGCGACTGTCGGCGACTCGGCGGGTGCCAACCTCGCGATCTCGACAGCGTTCGAACTCGCGAGCTTGGAACTTCCCACTCCGGCTGCCGTCGTCACGCTTTCGCCGTGGCTGGATATGGAGATCAAGGGGTTGACGGTCGAATCGAACGACGCGGTCGACGTATTGGCCAAGAGGGCGGTTCTGGAAATGATGCGGGAGATGTTTCTCTCAGAACCCGCAGATGCAACGGACCCGCGGGCGAACCCACTGCTCAACGACTTCACCGATTTCCCTCCGGTGTACGTATCGGTCGGAGGCTATGAGACGCTGCTGGACGACTCACGTCGGTTGGCCGAATTGATCGAGAAGGTGAGCGGCGAGGTCGTGCTCGACGTGGTCGATGAGCAACAGCATGTATTTCACTTCAACGCGGGGCGGGCGCCCGAGGCCGATCACGCGTTGAGCCGGATTGCCCGGTGGCTGCGACCCAAGTTGGGTCTCGTCTGA
- a CDS encoding flavin-containing monooxygenase: MSTAAPAVTEVLDVLVVGAGFAGLYQLENLRSRGYSVKVVEAGEDLGGIWHWNRYPGARVDSEGPIYQFTRPDLWDEFAFSELYPGGDELRRYFKYVDAKLDLSKDIYYNTRVDSAEFNDKTNTWIVTAENGSTFVCKYFVLCTGFAAKPIFPKLPGMDSFAGINHHTGLWPEGGIDFAGKRIAIIGTGASGVQVAQEASKEAAQLTIFQRTPVQALPMRQRQLTDEDNAKIKSDLADRFSRRAASFSGFDFDFIPKSALEVSDEERTTTYERLWEYGFEFWLGTYQDVFVDDDANDTAYEFWRDRTRARIKDPVIAEKLAPTTKAYPFGVKRPSLEQTYYDIFNQDNVRLVDLHEDPIETITPTGLKTTSEEHEFDIIVYATGFDAVTGGLTAIDIRGTDGTLLRDKWSNGVRANLGVATAGFPNLLFLYGPLSPSGFCNGPSCAEIQGDLIVDTIDYMRDNGLNRIESEADADAAWSDHVAELTTAALYDKADSWYMGANVPGKPRQLLNYPGGLPLYLAKWDEIVCAGYKGFTLS, from the coding sequence GTGAGCACTGCCGCACCAGCCGTGACCGAAGTACTCGACGTTCTCGTCGTAGGAGCAGGATTCGCCGGGCTGTACCAGCTCGAAAATCTGCGGAGTCGAGGGTACTCGGTGAAAGTAGTCGAGGCGGGTGAGGACCTGGGCGGAATCTGGCACTGGAACCGCTACCCGGGCGCCCGAGTGGACAGCGAAGGTCCCATCTACCAGTTCACGCGCCCCGACCTATGGGATGAATTCGCGTTCTCCGAGCTCTACCCCGGAGGCGACGAACTGCGCCGCTACTTCAAGTACGTCGACGCGAAGCTCGATCTGAGCAAGGACATCTACTACAACACCCGGGTCGATTCCGCCGAGTTCAACGATAAGACGAACACCTGGATCGTGACCGCGGAGAACGGAAGCACTTTCGTCTGCAAGTACTTCGTTCTCTGCACCGGATTCGCGGCAAAGCCGATCTTCCCGAAGCTCCCGGGAATGGACAGCTTCGCAGGGATCAACCACCACACCGGTTTGTGGCCCGAAGGCGGAATCGATTTCGCAGGAAAGCGAATCGCCATCATCGGTACCGGCGCCAGCGGTGTGCAGGTCGCTCAGGAGGCGTCGAAGGAAGCCGCACAGCTGACCATCTTCCAGCGCACCCCCGTTCAGGCGCTCCCGATGCGACAGCGCCAGCTCACCGACGAGGACAACGCGAAGATCAAGTCCGATCTGGCGGACAGATTCAGTCGTCGTGCGGCGTCATTCTCCGGCTTCGACTTCGACTTCATTCCCAAGTCAGCCCTCGAGGTGAGCGACGAGGAGCGAACCACCACTTACGAGCGACTGTGGGAGTACGGTTTCGAGTTCTGGCTCGGAACGTACCAAGACGTCTTCGTCGACGATGACGCAAACGACACGGCCTACGAGTTCTGGCGGGACCGGACGCGTGCCCGGATCAAGGACCCGGTCATCGCCGAGAAGCTGGCGCCGACGACGAAGGCGTACCCCTTCGGCGTGAAGCGCCCCTCGCTGGAGCAGACGTACTACGACATCTTCAACCAGGACAACGTGCGTCTCGTCGATCTGCACGAGGACCCGATCGAGACGATCACGCCCACCGGACTGAAGACCACATCGGAAGAGCACGAGTTCGACATCATCGTCTATGCAACGGGCTTCGATGCCGTCACCGGTGGCCTGACCGCCATCGACATTCGCGGCACCGACGGTACGTTGCTCAGGGACAAGTGGTCGAACGGTGTGCGGGCAAACCTCGGGGTCGCAACGGCAGGATTCCCCAACCTGCTGTTCCTCTACGGACCACTGAGCCCGTCGGGCTTCTGCAACGGGCCAAGCTGCGCCGAGATCCAAGGTGACCTCATCGTCGACACCATCGACTACATGCGGGACAACGGATTGAACCGTATCGAGTCCGAGGCGGACGCGGATGCTGCCTGGTCCGATCACGTCGCCGAGCTGACGACCGCGGCGCTCTACGACAAAGCCGACTCCTGGTACATGGGTGCCAACGTCCCGGGTAAACCGCGGCAGTTGCTGAACTACCCCGGTGGTCTTCCCCTCTACCTGGCCAAGTGGGACGAGATCGTGTGTGCGGGATACAAGGGCTTCACGCTTTCCTGA